In the Parafrankia irregularis genome, CGCGCCGCGGTGATCCCGATGGTGTAGCCGGCCAGCGGCTCGACGCCGCTGGAACCACCAGTCACGTCGCTTTCACCTCAACCATTCCCTCGCGGCTGCGCACCTCGTAGACGGGTACGGTGACCCCTTCCGCGTCCAGGCACTCTCCGGTGCGCAGATCGAAGACCTGCTTGTGCAGTGGAGACGCTACCGTCCGCCGCCCCGCCCGGCTTCCCACGATGCCCCGGGCGAGCACGCAGGTGCCCGTGAACGGGTCCCGGTTGCCGAGGGCGAACAGCTGACCGTCGTGGCAGCGGAACAGCGCGACCTGGACATCGCCGACGAGCGCGGCGACACCGCGCTCCGGCAGCAGGTCGTCGTACCGGCAGACCGTGGCCCACGTCATGGTTGCGTCCTTTCCCGTCATCGGGTCGGTATCCCCACCGCGACGCCGGTGGCCGGGACGGCTGCGGCCGGGACGGCGGCGGCTGGGGTACCGGCGACCGGGAGGCCCAGGAGCACCGGCCGGGGCTGGCCGCGTTCCGTCACGAAGGTGATGGTCGGGTCGGGGGTGTCCGGGGCGTTCACGAACGAGACGAACCGGCTCAGCCGCGCCGGGTCGGCCAGCACCGCCGCCCATTCGTCCTCGTAGCCGCCGACGTGTCGCTCGATCGCCGCGTCAAGCTCCGCGGCGATGCCCAGGGCGTCGTCGACGAGCACCGAGCGCAGGTAGTCGAGGCCGTCCACCTGCTCACCGCCGGGGCCGGTGGACAGCGACTCGACCCAGCTCGACGTCCGCTGCAACCGGTCGGCGGTGCGGACGTAGAAGACGATGAACCGGTCGATCGTGCGGACCAGGGTCTCGGTGTCGACGTCGGCGAGCAGGAGGTCCGCGTGCCGGGGCCGGAACCCGCCGTTGCCACCGACGTAGAGGTTCCACCCGTTCTCGGTGGCGATCACGCCGATGTCCTTGCCACGGGCCTCGGCACATTCACGCGCGCAGCCGGAGACCGCGGCCTTGATCTTGTGCGGTGATCGGATGCCGCGGTAGCGCAGCTCCAGCGCGATGGCGAGGGCGAGGGAGTCCTGCACGCCGTACCGGCACCAGGTCGAGCCGACACAGGACTTCACAGTGCGCAGCGCCTTGCCGTAGGCGTGCCCCGACTCGAACCCGGCGTCGACGAGACGGCGCCAGATCGCCGGCAGCTGCTCCAGCCGGGCCCCGAGCAGGTCGATGCGCTGCCCACCGGTGATCTTCGTGTAGAGGTCGAAGTCCCGGGCGACCGTGCCGATGGCGATCAGCTTCTCCGGCGTGATCTCACCGCCGGGAATCCGCGGCACGACCGAATAGGTGCCGTTGCGCTGGATGTTGGCGAGGAACGCGTCGTTGGTGTCCTGCAGCGCCGCCTGCTCACCGTCGAGAATGTGGCCGTTGCCGAGGCTGGCGAGAATAGACGCCACGACCGGCTTGCACACATCGCAGCCGCGGCCCCGCCCGTACCGGTCTACGAGCTCGCTGAACGTCGCGATCCGCTCGACCCGGACCAGGTCGAACAGCTCCGCCCGCGAATGGTCGAAATGCTCGCACAGCGCCTTGTCGACGGTCACTCCGCTTTCGGTGAGCAGCGTC is a window encoding:
- the nirD gene encoding nitrite reductase small subunit NirD, whose amino-acid sequence is MTWATVCRYDDLLPERGVAALVGDVQVALFRCHDGQLFALGNRDPFTGTCVLARGIVGSRAGRRTVASPLHKQVFDLRTGECLDAEGVTVPVYEVRSREGMVEVKAT